The stretch of DNA CCTCCCAAATAAAATGTTTATCTGTTAAGAGTATTATATCTTGTAAATAACAGGAGAAATGTGTTAATTTGAATTGAATGCTTGTTTTATTATTTAAATGTGGAACATAAATTGCATCATTTAAGTCAGGTGTGTCCTGAAGTAATTTAATCCTCATCGCGTTGGAAGTTGGCGTTGTCAGCCACATGTGACAACTGAGTGCACCAACAGCGAGTTGGTAGCGGTGAGGCCCTGGTTTGGGATTCAGCTTTTACTTAAACTGTCACCATTTTGCTCCCAACAATCCACTGCTCTTTGATCTACAGAAGTGGCTAGGGGTCGATTTGGATTTCAGCGTAGGAACTGTGTGCTGCTTGATGATGAAACATTTGATGCTGAGCAAATTGTAGTTGGTCCTTCATTTGCCCAGGTTGATGTAATCAACGTTTCAAGACGGGGCTGAGAGCAGCACAGTAGTTTGTCATACATGAATGAAAATACAAAATGTCATCAACTCGTTCCTATCAATTGGGTGTGTAAATAATTAAACAATAAGGGTAGAGTAGAAACTATACTGAATCAAGCTTGCATGTTTCAGTATTAAAAAGGGTGAAGTACATTTTTGGCTATCCAGTAGAGGAGCCTTTACGGTTGTGTGTATTTGATTGCTGGAATTGGCCTTTACCCACATTTTACTAATTTGTTTGCCACCCTTGTCCTGCAGGTTGAGGAAATGTACAGAAAGGCCCACTCTGGCATTCGTGAGAACCCAGTCCATGAAAAGAAACCTAAGAAAGAAGTCAAGAAGAAGAGGTGAGTTGATGAGCAGTTTTGGCTATTTTCTATTGGAAATGCAGTGCTACTGCATTGTTGCTATTCATATTATAAATCTATAACCTGATAGTAAACTTCCCTAGATGATCATGACCCGAATTGGTGTCAATTCTATTTAATTCTGGAAGTAAACAGAAATTCCGTTTCCAATCTACCTTTGACATTCTGTTTACTTACTGAATGGAAATCAaattatacccccccccccccccagtcattTTTCCTTTGGTATTTTAAAGCAGTTTACTGATGTGACAGCCATCCCCATCATATTTCCTGACCCTGTAAAAATTGAATTGTGAACATGTAATTCTGAAATCCATCCTCCCTGTTTGGTCACCAGGTGGAACCGTGCCAAGCTCTCTCTGGCCCAGAGGAAAGACCGCGTTGCCCAGAAGAAGGCCAGCTTCCTCCGGGCTCAGGAACAGGAGGCTGCCGACAGCTAAACTCTCTGGTCCTAATGATGGAGCAACAATgctttgttataataaatatattGGAAAAGAATACAGCCTAGCCTCTATGTTATTTGTCCATGCATGTTATTTGTGCATGTTTATAGACGCTTCGATGAAAGTATAAAAATGACTGTTTCAAGTTACCCATACTGTTTAAGTGGTTGATTGTATAGAAAATATATCACGGTTCtctagcttttttttttttaggccGTCGACCCCCTTTGTGATAGAAAATTCATTAGGGATCCCTTCAATCAGAATGTGGATGGCCGAACGAACCAAGTCTAGGGCCCTGCGaaggaacattttaaaggcaCATCTCTTGGCACCAGAGAAAATGTtgctgctttaaagcaaataaaCTGCAATTCTATACTTTTTGTCATTGGGCAGAGTTTTTTTTGCTGCTGCTTTTAAGCTAATATCCTGCAATAATGCCATGAACTTTGCAGTTTAAATTGTCCCCTCGATTTGGGGACAGTTTTTGACTTGGGACTGCAGGTGGGTCAATTTTTTTTTTGGTACAAAACTGCTGTTTTCCCAAATTATCTACATTGTTTGTGTTCACTCGAATAGCTTGTCAATGGAAGACCTCAACAGTCCAAGGCAGGGGAGttcattctagccaatgagagggcagatgtGTGTGACAGGTGAAACATATGGAATGCTGTTTGTGTCATAAAGCGTGTATTAATTTTGTGCCTGCACCTGCTTTACACGTAGCATTAAAAATATTGCGTCTTGACCACGTGCTTTATGGCCCAAAGGGGGTTCCATACACCTCTTCCTCTGGTTCTCCAGACCTCCCGTCTCAGATTTCAATACCCCTGCCATAGACTATGAACATGTGCCTGGGCCTACTGCTTTAGGAATTAAATCATATATTGGTTGATATTAACCTCATCGGTAGATCTAAAGGGTCTCGCAATGGAAGAGATTTGATTTATATTAAAGGCCAAtgtagccatttttatctcacTATCAAATCATTCTGTGTAACAATTAACCTTACTGTGATTGGTTTCAGTCAAATATCTTAGCAGCAAATTCTCAAGCTAAAAATGTTGCTAGGATGGTCTGGGAGTCTGAGTGGGTAGGGGAAATCTAGCTGTTATTGGCCGATTAACTGTCAACTAATTCATTGTCAGTGTTTACTTGGATTGAAATAGGTTCCAGTACTCATTTTAAgtggcattctcccaaccagcttcatggggtagtcacctggaatgcatttaaatgaacaggtgtgccttgttaatttgtggaatttctttccttaatgtgtttgagccaatcaattgtgttgtgacaaagtaggggtggtatacagaagatagccatatttggtaaaagaccaagtccatattatggcaagaacagctcaaataagcaaagacaaatgacagtccattactttaagacatgaaggtcagtcaatcaggaaaattgtttaagtgcagtcgcaaaaaccaagagctatgatgaaactggctctcatgaggaccgccacaggaaaggaagactcagagttacctctgctgcacaggataagttcattcgagttaactgcacctcagattgcagcccaaataaatgcttcacagagttcaagtaacagacatatctcaacaactgttcagaggaggctgcgttaatcaggccttcatagtcgaatagctgcaaagaaaccactactaaaggacaccaataatgagagacttgcttgagccattATGAGATGcgtagtaggtgaacggatgatctctgcctgtgtggttcccactgtgaagtatggaggaggaggtgtggggatttgctggtgacactgatttatttagaattttagcattctgcagcgatatgtcatcccatctggtttgcactttgtttttcaacaggacaatgacccaacacagaccttcaggctgtgtaatggctatttgaccaagaaggagtgttATGGAGTGCTccctcagatgacctggcttccacaatcacccaacctcaacccaaatgaaatggtttgggatgagttggaccacagagtgaaggaaaagcagccaacaagtgctcagcatatgtgagaactccttcaaggctgttggaaaagcattcctcatgaagctggttgagagaatgccaagagtgcaaagctgtcatcaaggcaaagggtggttgacacatttttggttactaaaggattccatgtgtgttatttaatagtacagtgtagaaaatagtaaaataaagaaaaacccttgaatgaataggtgtgtcaacttttgaccggtagtgtataaaaCACAGGATAATCacatttgactgcactgggcctttaatgtgCACATTTATCATGCTTTGGATTCTAGAAAATATGATTGTCAAAATTTGACCAACTTCCATAAACGTCAATAAAGATGCTGAGGGAGAAGTTCACAATGACATTGTTTTCTAGAAATGTACAGTAAATCTAATAAAATCTCATCTAAACATTACACACATGAAGAGAAAATGCTCAAATTACCCCCTCAATTGTAAAAGCATTGTTTTTACCTGACAGTCACAGTTTGATTAATTTCAACCACAGTTTGATTAAccaactgtattgagatcaaatgttccattgatgagaaaattagcagaatgtcGGTCAAAATTtctctcgctccatcttctcGCTCTGctggccactgggcttcctctcttCACCATATTTGGTGGAGAGTGGAAAGGTCAACCGGATGCTTAAGATTTTTAAAGCCGATGAAACATCTGGCTCATCGTTTTATCTGTTCTGGTAACATTGTTCAACAAATTGGTACTTGAAAAGGGGTGTGGTTAAAATCGAGGCGGGACAGGGAGCGAGCCTGCTACAACTGCATAGACTACCACAGCGCTAATACCCGTAAAACCcagcagtcaaacagggaaatggttccaattacTTTTCCACCTTTCATTTTTCCCCATAGGGGGGTTTTAGAGACAATTAAAATAAGAGCTGAGTTCTGAGTAGGCTTATCCTGGTGTGACATTTAGATAACCATGTAagtctctctaggacaaggtgacttatcaatatTTTCGTCTGTATTTCCCCCTCCCAAAattaaatgctaattagctgctaatgtggctatcataaagaaccagaaatgccatgatgatctggacgataCTGATGAATCGagacaaaggtaagaatctctggattaaccaTTTAATGTTACCTAAATGTAGTAATTCATAAATTAGCTAaatttctttaaattgacaacactgtgaactgtcttgtgcaagtttttaTTGAGACTACCTGTttgcaaaggtgtcagctagagaggttcaggagcttgcagggatttgtagttttgcatgaatAACTAGTAATGGCGCCAACAGAGAGGgctgcctcgcttctagtccttaggaaactttgcagtatttgtttttttaatgtattatttcttatctTGTTAGCCCAAAAAATCTCAAGTGtttttacatacagccgggaagattGGATATCAATTGAGATTGGATCTATTGGATATCAGCGAGACGCCAATTTACCAGCACTACGATCAGCAATACCCCTTTCCCGATGCGGATCGTTTCTCCGAACGACCCAGGgtatttgaactgattccagaggctgacccaaaacaacgccacTGGAGAAGAGGCATACGGAGTGGTCTTTTGGTCAGACTTcggaggcgcgcacaccacccaccgcttccgagtatattactcgctaatgtccagtctctagataagaaggtagacgaaattagggcaagggttgctttccagagagacatcagggattgtaacatactctgtttaaCTGAAAATGTGTCTCTCTTGGGATATGCTgttggagtcggtacagccacctggaagacaaagggtgggggtgtatgtgtCTTGATTAACatctcatggtgtaatcataacaacatacaggaactcaagtccttttattcacctgacctagaattcctcacaatcaaatgccaaccgtattatcttccaagagaattctcctcggtcacagccgtgtatatcttcactggactttatgcaaactggaaacatttacattacatttacatttaagtcatttagcagacgctcttatccagagcgacttacaaattggtgcattcaccttatggcatccggtggaacagccactttacaatagtgcatcagatcttttaagggggggggggggggggcagaaggattgctttatcctaggtattccttgaagaggtggggtttcaggtgtctccggaaggtggtgattgactccgctgtcctggcgtcgtgagggagtttgttccaccattggggggccagagcagcgaacagttttgactgggctgagcgggaactgtacttcctcagtggtagggaggcgagcaggccagaggtggatgaacgcagtgcccttgtttgggtgtagggcctgatcagagcctgaaggtactgaggtgccgttcccctcacagctccgtaggcaagcaccatggtcttgtagcggatgcgagcttcaactggaagccagtggagagagcggaggagcggggtgacgtgagagaacttgggaaggttgaacaccagacgggctgcggcgttctggatgagttgtaggggtttaatggcacaggcagggagcccagccagcagcgagttgcagtaatccagacgggagatgacgagtgcctggattaggacctgcgccgcttcctgtgtgaggcagggtcgtactctgcggatgttgtagagcatgaacctacaggaacgggccaccgccttgatgttggtggagaacgacagggtgttgtccaggatcacgccaaggttcttagcgctctgggaggaggacacaatggagttgtcaaccgtgatggcgagatcatggaacggacagtccttccccgggaggaagagcagctccgtcttgccgaggttcagcttgaggtggtgatccgtcatccacactgatatgtctgccagacatgcagagatgcgattcgccacctggtcatcagaagggggaaaggagaagattaattgtgtgtcgtctgcatagcaatgataggagagaccatgtgaggttatgacagagccaagtgacttggtgtatagcgagaataggagagggcctagaacagagccctgggggacaccagtggtgagagcgcgtggtgaggagacagattctcgccacgccacctggtaggagcgacctgtcaggtaggacgcaatccaagcgtgggccgcgccggagatgcccaactcggagagggtggagaggaggatctgatggttcacagtatcgaaggcagccgataggtctagtaggatgagagcagaggagagagagttagctttagcagtggaaaccatatatcttaaggctgcatttattgtagctggggattttagcaAAGCAAAtgtgagaacaaggctacctaaatccTATCAGGATATTGACTGTAGCACTCGCGCTGGAAAAACACTGGATCCCTACTACTCTAACTTCTGTGATGCATACATGGCCCTCCCCACCCTccattcggcaaatctgaccacgactccattttgctcctccctttctATAGGCAGATACTCAAACAGGATTTCCCCTTGCTAAGggctattcaacgctggtctgaccaatcagaatccacgctttaggattgttttgatcacgcagactgggacatgttccaggtagcctcagagaataatatcgaCGTATATGCTGAttcagtgagtgagtttataaggaagtgtattggagatgttgtaactactgtgactattaaaacctaccccaaccagaaaccgtggaaaGATGGTggcattcgcgcgaaactgaaagcgcaaaccatcccatttaaccatggaaaggtgacagggaatatggctgaatacaaacagtgtagttatttcctccgcaaggcaatcaaacaagtgaaatgtcagtacagagacaaagtggagtcgcaattcaacggctcagacacgagacgtatgtggctgggtctacagacaatcacggactacaaaaggaaaaccagccacgtcacagacaccgacatcttgcttccagacaaactaaacaccttctttgcccgctttgaggataatacagtgccaccgacgcggcccactatcaaggactgtgggctctccttctctgtggccaacgtgactaagacatttaaacgcattaaccctcgcaaggctgccggcccagacggcatcactAGCCGCGTCCTTAGAGCACGCACAGACCAGCTAGCTGTCACTCTagaccaagggggggggggggggggggggggggggggagtacagCCTGAGAGCCATATCTGGCACGCCGGGCACTTCAATCCGGTTCGCAagacatattatatatatatatttttttatgaaatgatagatcttttttttttagatgtctcgatttttttctccccaatttcatggtgtacaattggtagttacagtcttgtctcatggctgcaactcccatacggactcggtagaggcgaaggtcgagagccgtgcatcctccgaaacacaacccagccaagccacactgcttcttgacacaatgccagcCTAAGCCGGAAGCcaaccacaccaatgtgtcagaggaaatacAGTACACCTgtcgaccgtgtcagcatgcatgcacccggcccgccacaggagtcactagagcacgatgggacaaggaaatcttggcctgccaaaccctcccctaacctggacgacgctgggccaattgtgcgccgcctcatgggtcacCCAGTCACAGCCATctgtgacacagcccgggatcaaacccaggtctgtagtgacacctcaagcactgtgatgcagtgccttagaccgcttcaCCACTTGGGAAGCCCCCGCCAGTTGATTTTTAAAAACAATTGGTCCCCCCCAAAAATGCAGCCCTCCATTGAATTTCAAAATCCCGAAGTGGCCCTCGAGCAAAAAAGTTTGCCTActcctgccctagacccacttcaatttgtttaccgccccaataggtccacagacgatgcaatcgccatcacactgcccactgccctatcctatctggacaagaggaatacctatataagaatgctgttcattgactagagctcagcattcaacaccatagtaccctccaagctcatcattaagcttgaggccctgagtatcaaccctgccctgtgcaattgggtcctggacttcctgatgggcagcccaggtggtgaaggtaggaaataaCACCACTTCGCTGATCCCCCAGAAGGTTGCGCGctcaacacatcaccgggggcaaactacctgccctccaggacacctacagcacccgatgtcacaggaaggtcaaaaatatcaaaggacaacaaccacccgagccactgcctgttcaccccgctaccatccaggaGGCGAGgcaagtacaggtgcatcaaagctgggaccgagagactggaaaacagcttctatctcaaggccaccagactgttaaacagccatcactaacactgagaagctgctgcctacatacaggcttgaaatcattggccactttaataaatggatcagtagtcactttaataatgacattttaataacgtttacatatcttgcataactcatctcatatgtacagtatatactgtattctataccatctattgcatcttgacTATGCCACTCCGTGATTGCCCaaccatatatttatatttatatatttttattcaattcctttacttagatttgtgtgtattaggtagttgttgaattgttagattacatgttagatattgctgcactgtcggaactagatttttaccttgccagttcggggatttgatccagcaaccttccagttactggaccaaagctctaaccactaggctacctgctgccctaggTAGCCTAGTgtaaatagagccgaatatattgataaaagtcaccttgttcgAGAGAGATTTATATGGTTatcacgaaacacagcccttattttgaagtgtttctaaaatcccctatgggaaaaatgagtgGTGtcaaaacaattggaaccatttctctGTTTGACCGCAAGgatttatgggtattatgacacctccactgtggagctCTATTAGATGGGACTTGGTGAAAATCGCcaaattaaaataaatgttcTATCACATTGATCATATTATTTTTTGGGATGCTCAACTGATTCTGAGTTCAGGAATATAAAGTTaatgtgaaaactatttctagATGAGTACTTTCACATTTTCCAAATTAAATCATTTGCGCTACTTGCGCTTTGAACTCCACAAAGTAGGGGGAGGTTCTAAGGGTTATACTAGATGGTGAGAGACAGATCATCCACTCctgccatagacttccagtcaagtCCAGTTCTGAGGCATTGTGAAACCAGACGGTTTGACAGAGAGGCAGCGGTAGTGCTCATATGTGTACTGATTCTCCACCCTTTTCCAAATTGTGTATTTAACCACTCTCCGTACTGGATTTACAATGACAAAAACTTTTTTACAACCAATGCTTTCAAATACATGACCGGGCTCATTAGGAGTCCTTGGTGTGCGATATTTTCTTCCACAACAAGGTCTTCAGGTTGTTCAGTATAAGCGAGTGTTCCATCTCCATTTGCTCCGCCGAGCCCTTCAATGCTATACAAGCATACAGCTGTTTCTCCAGCTCATCCTGAATGTCAGACGGCGCCCCGCGCAGGAGATATTCCTTCAGCGAGCTGCACGCCTTGGCCAGGTTGGGCCGTGTCACCTCTGGTGTACACCGGTGCTTGGTGAGGTCACAGGAAGTGCGACAGTCGGTCCCGTACAGACAGTCCTCGTCCACGTTGCACCGCTGCTCCCTCATGGCTTCCTGGAAAGTGGCCTCGGGGACGATGTGATGAGCGTCCATCACTTTCAGGTCGTGGCGGTCGTTGTAGCCAAAGTCGGCTGCACTCACGTCACACATGAGGAAGGAGCCAAAGGTGCCGTGGAAGACGTCCTCTACAAGCTCCAGCAGGCCAATGGAGATCTTGGCCTTGTGGGGCCAGGAGGGCGTGAACCACTGGTCCATGCTGCGTCGTAATCCCGCAGGTATCCACAGCTCCACTACCCAGGGCAGGCTGATGCCGTACAGGGGAGCGTAGGGCACCTTCTCCATCACATACAGGTACAgagaaagaggggtagagagggagcgagagagacgggGGTTAAGAAGGAGGGTgaggagaaaaaggagggagagagctgTGATGACTTTAATCACATAAATAAGCTCATGATTGGAATCTATTTGTTAGTGTTAATTTTTTTGTGTTGAGTGAGAAcatttttatcacaaaaaaagttATTCGAATCCATAAATGGGTGTTCCTATTGGATTACCTTCTCCATCACGTACAGGTCCCCACAGAAGCCCAGGAGCCTGGGGGCATGCTCCCTGTCCTGCAGGACCACCGCTAGCAGAAACTCATTGAGCTGGAGCAGGGCCCACATGGAACGGGCCTCGGGTAGGGAGATGAGGCCGTCTTTGTTGTAGTCGGCCACGAAAAGAACCAGGCTCACCAGGTCTTGAAGGTTGGCCTGTTCACCCACCTTGgtctggagaggaagaggaataaGGGTAAGAGATACCTTCGTAACAGAACTGCATTAATGAACACACTAGCCACTTAAGTCACAACAGACTTACAAAGGTTACAATAAGTTACATGAATGTGAATACTGTGACATAACGAAAGTATCAACTTGCGGCTATGAAGCCCTGATTATGAAGGCAGTATGTATgaattatgaatgtgttatgaagcC from Salvelinus fontinalis isolate EN_2023a chromosome 5, ASM2944872v1, whole genome shotgun sequence encodes:
- the LOC129855446 gene encoding divergent protein kinase domain 1A-like isoform X1 is translated as MINDLVCGVRCSLFAMARGLFSWVWLRKPIYIQARFSYLHMKYMFFSWLAVFVGSWVVYVEYSSYSELCRGQACKNAICDKYRKGLIDGSACSSLCEKDTLYLGKCLSSKPNNQVYSGGWGDLEGVVKCQMEEVPRYDPGDEMEHRKEASPFNRPTKGTSVEKFKAIVLSHLKTKVGEQANLQDLVSLVLFVADYNKDGLISLPEARSMWALLQLNEFLLAVVLQDREHAPRLLGFCGDLYVMEKVPYAPLYGISLPWVVELWIPAGLRRSMDQWFTPSWPHKAKISIGLLELVEDVFHGTFGSFLMCDVSAADFGYNDRHDLKVMDAHHIVPEATFQEAMREQRCNVDEDCLYGTDCRTSCDLTKHRCTPEVTRPNLAKACSSLKEYLLRGAPSDIQDELEKQLYACIALKGSAEQMEMEHSLILNNLKTLLWKKISHTKDS
- the LOC129855446 gene encoding divergent protein kinase domain 1A-like isoform X2, whose product is MINDLVCGVRCSLFAMARGLFSWVWLRKPIYIQVYSGGWGDLEGVVKCQMEEVPRYDPGDEMEHRKEASPFNRPTKGTSVEKFKAIVLSHLKTKVGEQANLQDLVSLVLFVADYNKDGLISLPEARSMWALLQLNEFLLAVVLQDREHAPRLLGFCGDLYVMEKVPYAPLYGISLPWVVELWIPAGLRRSMDQWFTPSWPHKAKISIGLLELVEDVFHGTFGSFLMCDVSAADFGYNDRHDLKVMDAHHIVPEATFQEAMREQRCNVDEDCLYGTDCRTSCDLTKHRCTPEVTRPNLAKACSSLKEYLLRGAPSDIQDELEKQLYACIALKGSAEQMEMEHSLILNNLKTLLWKKISHTKDS